CGCGAGGAAGCCATCCGCCGCGGGCTGCCGCCCCACATGCGCCCGCTGGCCGCCGAGATGCGGCGCAACCTGCTCCAGGCCCAACGCGAGGCGCAGCGGGTGCTCACTCCCCGGCAGAAGGCGCGGGCGCGGCAGCTGGTGGAGGCGCACCGCGGCCGCCTGCGCGACCGGCGCCCGGGCATGGGCGGCCGCCGCCAGGGGCTCCCGCGCCGCGGCCGCCCGTGAGCGCGGCCGGCGCCGTGAGCCTGCCGCTCCGGGCGGTCCCGCCCGCCCCGCCCGACGACGAGCCGGGGCTGGTGGAGCGCGTCCGCCGCGGCGACACGGCGGCGTTCGACACCCTGGTCACCCGGTACATGCGGCGCGCCTTCGCCGTGGCGTACCGGCTGATGGGGCAGAAGGAAGACGCGGAAGACCTGGTGCAGGACGCTTTCCTGGCCGCCCTGCAGCGGATCGACACCTTCGAGGCCGGGCGCCCGTTCTCGCCCTGGTTCTTCCGCATCCTGGTGAACCGGGGGCTGAACTCCCGCAAGGCGCGCTCGCTGCGCCGGGTGGACCAGGTCCCCGAGAGCGCCGCCTCGGCCACCCCCTCGCCCGAGCGCGAGGCCGAGCGCACCGAGCTGCGCGACCGGCTGGCCCGGGCGATGGAGACGCTTCCCGAGCGCCAGCGCGTGATCGTACAATTGTTCGAGCTGGAAGGCTTCGGCGGGCCCGAGATCGCGGAGATCCTGGAGATCTCCGACGGGACCGTCCGCTGGCACCTGCACGAGGCCCGCAAGACGCTGCGGCGGGCGCTCGCGCCGTACGAAAGGAGTTGACCGATGAGCACCGACGGCTTCACCCGCGACCCCGAGCTCGCCGCCGCGCTGCGCGGCGCGCTGGGCGACGTCCCCGAGCCCGACTGGGAGCGGCTCCAGGCGTCGGTCTCCGCGCGGGCCGAGCTCCCGCTGGCGCGCCTGCGCCGGGGCCGCCGCGTCTCCGGGCTCTCGGGCCGGG
The sequence above is drawn from the Longimicrobium sp. genome and encodes:
- a CDS encoding sigma-70 family RNA polymerase sigma factor produces the protein MSAAGAVSLPLRAVPPAPPDDEPGLVERVRRGDTAAFDTLVTRYMRRAFAVAYRLMGQKEDAEDLVQDAFLAALQRIDTFEAGRPFSPWFFRILVNRGLNSRKARSLRRVDQVPESAASATPSPEREAERTELRDRLARAMETLPERQRVIVQLFELEGFGGPEIAEILEISDGTVRWHLHEARKTLRRALAPYERS